The Xanthomonas indica genome has a segment encoding these proteins:
- a CDS encoding beta-propeller fold lactonase family protein, which translates to MRNGLRLSAVVALSLFAAACQRTPAPAAGTDAAAAAPAPAASPAALAYVPNQRSGTISVIDTGSARVVRTLSAQGQLGKRLQQVVPGPAGHLYVIDAQGHRLLELDTVQDRVLRSVDIGENAEGVAVAPDGHQLAVCVEGQNQVMLIDPASFAIGAHIATRGQAPEHCVYTPDGALLLTSNEGSNDLDVIDVQAGTSTGVIATSGHPRGMAFAPDGKTVYVAQESANVVDVIDLAARKRVASIPAGQRTAGIAIARDGSRVYASNGAGTVSVIDPAARRTLAEIPVGQRPWNPALSTDGKTLYVANGRSNSVSVIDTAAMKEIKQIAVGEMPWGVVVAQ; encoded by the coding sequence ATGAGGAACGGGTTGCGCTTGTCCGCCGTCGTCGCGCTGTCGCTGTTCGCCGCGGCCTGCCAGCGCACGCCTGCGCCGGCGGCCGGCACCGATGCCGCGGCGGCCGCACCGGCGCCTGCGGCCAGCCCGGCGGCGCTGGCCTACGTCCCGAACCAGCGCAGCGGCACCATTTCGGTGATCGACACCGGCAGCGCCCGCGTGGTGCGCACGCTGTCGGCGCAGGGCCAGCTCGGCAAGCGCCTGCAGCAGGTGGTGCCGGGGCCGGCAGGGCATCTGTACGTCATCGACGCGCAGGGCCACCGCCTGCTGGAGCTGGATACCGTGCAGGACCGCGTGCTGCGCAGCGTCGACATCGGCGAGAACGCCGAAGGCGTCGCGGTGGCGCCGGATGGTCACCAGCTCGCGGTGTGCGTGGAAGGGCAGAACCAGGTGATGCTGATCGACCCGGCCAGCTTCGCGATCGGCGCGCACATCGCCACCCGCGGGCAGGCGCCGGAACACTGCGTCTACACCCCGGACGGTGCGTTGTTGCTGACCAGCAACGAAGGCTCCAACGACCTGGACGTGATCGACGTGCAGGCCGGTACGTCCACCGGCGTCATCGCCACCAGCGGGCATCCACGCGGCATGGCGTTCGCGCCCGACGGCAAGACGGTCTACGTGGCGCAGGAGTCGGCCAACGTGGTCGACGTGATCGATCTGGCGGCGCGCAAGCGCGTGGCCAGCATTCCGGCCGGGCAGCGCACCGCCGGCATCGCCATCGCCCGCGACGGCAGCCGCGTGTACGCGTCCAACGGCGCCGGCACGGTCAGCGTGATCGATCCGGCCGCGCGCCGCACCTTGGCCGAGATTCCGGTCGGGCAGCGGCCGTGGAACCCGGCGCTGAGCACGGACGGCAAGACGCTGTACGTGGCCAACGGCCGGTCCAACAGTGTCAGCGTCATCGACACGGCAGCGATGAAGGAGATCAAGCAGATCGCGGTGGGCGAGATGCCATGGGGTGTGGTCGTGGCGCAATGA
- a CDS encoding c-type cytochrome, protein MRPASIRRRTTSLLFPVFLFASLLLLAACGKQEAPPAPAATPAPAAPAAAPASAPASAPTAAAPAAPAAAAPAPAAAVTPIPKGPPVKVTPELVAEGKAIFNSAGCTACHGGTGGGGMCPPLTNDIWVYGNDDDTLRALITEGTAGMAAHGKTRIGHEKVVGQMPPFGPVLKPGDTEKLLAFIHSINKTAGATQ, encoded by the coding sequence ATGCGTCCTGCCTCCATCCGTCGTCGCACCACCTCCCTGCTGTTCCCCGTGTTCCTGTTCGCTTCGCTCCTGTTGTTGGCCGCCTGCGGCAAGCAGGAGGCGCCACCAGCCCCGGCGGCCACCCCCGCACCGGCCGCCCCTGCCGCGGCGCCCGCGTCTGCACCTGCCTCCGCCCCGACGGCGGCCGCGCCCGCCGCACCCGCTGCCGCCGCACCGGCACCGGCTGCGGCGGTGACGCCGATTCCGAAGGGACCGCCGGTCAAGGTCACTCCGGAACTGGTCGCCGAGGGCAAGGCGATCTTCAACTCCGCCGGCTGCACCGCCTGCCACGGCGGCACCGGTGGCGGCGGCATGTGCCCGCCGCTGACCAACGACATCTGGGTGTACGGCAACGACGACGACACCTTGCGCGCGCTGATCACCGAAGGCACCGCCGGGATGGCCGCGCACGGCAAGACCCGGATCGGCCACGAGAAGGTGGTGGGGCAGATGCCGCCGTTCGGGCCGGTGCTCAAGCCGGGCGATACCGAGAAGCTGCTGGCCTTCATCCACTCCATCAACAAGACCGCGGGCGCCACGCAATGA